One genomic segment of Trichococcus shcherbakoviae includes these proteins:
- a CDS encoding GNAT family N-acetyltransferase, translated as MWVIKPFEALTARELHLIYQERVAVFVVEQNCPYQEVDDTDLVSIHFWKQAEDRLLAYARLIPEADNVRIGRVLVPQGERTHGYGQELMQVVLEYAQMHFPGLPIHAQAQAYLQNFYASFGFQSVSDIYLEDDIPHIDMIIDSQNSQTESINRQEEKRE; from the coding sequence ATGTGGGTCATCAAACCTTTTGAAGCACTGACGGCGAGGGAATTGCACCTGATCTATCAAGAGCGAGTAGCTGTTTTCGTTGTGGAGCAGAATTGCCCTTATCAAGAGGTGGATGATACCGACCTCGTCAGCATCCACTTCTGGAAGCAGGCGGAAGATAGGCTGTTGGCATATGCCCGGCTGATCCCGGAAGCGGATAATGTGCGCATCGGACGCGTTCTTGTCCCTCAAGGCGAACGCACCCATGGCTACGGACAAGAATTGATGCAAGTCGTACTTGAGTATGCACAGATGCATTTCCCTGGACTCCCGATCCACGCGCAAGCACAAGCCTATCTGCAGAATTTTTACGCCTCTTTCGGATTCCAATCAGTATCGGATATCTACCTGGAGGATGATATCCCCCACATCGATATGATCATCGATTCGCAGAATAGCCAAACAGAAAGCATAAACCGACAGGAGGAAAAACGTGAATAA
- a CDS encoding ABC transporter permease subunit → MNSIRLEWKQERGGLFVWLFFMVLIMGLMMAMFPVMANQGMEDILTTKLDAMPPEMLEAFSLTNGASLLQAAGFFAYIFQYLFLAACIFATMKGAQALIKEETNGTIEYLYAQPISRKAIVTSKYIANLVLLMIFWIVLYGAALLFIYLFKEDGADFVEIIKDITLIFGAESLVLLFFYSIGFLFSTFIASSRSTSGVALLLVFGTYMIGLVSKMVEDYEFLRVLSPIEYAHPAALLEEGISWEYMVICIIGSMLVLGLSYLIYGRKDLRIQV, encoded by the coding sequence ATGAATAGCATCCGATTGGAGTGGAAACAGGAACGCGGCGGGTTATTCGTATGGCTTTTCTTTATGGTCCTGATCATGGGGCTGATGATGGCCATGTTTCCCGTCATGGCAAATCAAGGGATGGAGGATATCTTGACGACCAAGCTCGATGCGATGCCTCCTGAGATGCTGGAGGCATTTTCGCTCACGAATGGCGCGAGCTTATTGCAGGCTGCCGGATTTTTTGCTTATATTTTTCAGTATCTCTTTTTGGCAGCCTGCATTTTTGCAACGATGAAAGGGGCCCAGGCGCTGATCAAGGAAGAGACAAACGGCACAATCGAGTATCTGTACGCACAGCCGATCAGCAGAAAAGCTATTGTCACGAGCAAATACATCGCTAACTTAGTGTTGCTTATGATTTTTTGGATCGTCCTGTACGGTGCGGCTTTGCTGTTCATCTATCTGTTCAAGGAGGATGGAGCCGATTTTGTGGAAATCATAAAAGATATCACGCTGATTTTCGGCGCGGAGTCGTTGGTATTGTTGTTCTTTTATTCAATCGGCTTCCTTTTCTCAACGTTCATCGCGAGCAGCCGTTCAACAAGCGGAGTCGCGTTGTTGCTGGTGTTCGGCACGTACATGATCGGCCTTGTCTCGAAGATGGTTGAGGACTATGAATTCCTGCGTGTTTTGTCGCCGATTGAATACGCACATCCAGCGGCCTTGCTGGAAGAGGGGATTTCCTGGGAGTACATGGTCATCTGTATCATCGGAAGCATGTTGGTATTGGGTCTAAGCTATCTGATCTACGGCAGAAAAGATCTGCGGATCCAGGTTTAG
- a CDS encoding APC family permease, with protein sequence MKEEKHYGLFTAVSMIVGICVGSGIFFKADDILGATGGNVALGILVFCIGAFSIIFGSITLTQLANRTEKTGGVVAYFEEFISDKAASAFGWFQLFVYLPTITVVVSWVSGIYTCMLLGLPNTLETQTLIGTGYMAFFFLLNYFSLRLGGYFQNLATIMKLIPLIAIAIVGVFWKEPAPIVPPELAVPITNVGWGWLAALAPMAFSYDGWTIATNITHEVKNPKRTMPLALTIGPLVVLAIYLTYFSGLVSIAGSEYILAVGDEATTTIGISLLGERGGSIILSFVLIAILGVTNGVIMGMLRLPQALAEKNMLPNSSKVKRIDPKSLLSPAAAQIAFAVSLVWMVLHYLSQKSGILGGGDVSEIAIVFSYMTYVILYLKVISMKKEGVITSSFFGSITPVFAIMGSAIILIGGIVSNPTYVPIFILFCFAVCFIGYKYYEKKITA encoded by the coding sequence ATGAAAGAAGAGAAACATTACGGCTTATTCACCGCTGTATCCATGATTGTCGGCATCTGCGTCGGATCAGGGATCTTTTTCAAAGCCGATGATATTTTGGGAGCGACCGGAGGAAACGTAGCATTAGGGATTTTGGTTTTCTGTATCGGCGCGTTCAGCATCATTTTCGGGAGCATCACACTGACGCAATTGGCTAACCGGACGGAAAAAACCGGCGGCGTCGTCGCTTATTTCGAGGAGTTCATCTCTGATAAAGCAGCGAGCGCGTTCGGCTGGTTCCAATTGTTCGTCTACCTTCCGACGATCACCGTCGTCGTGAGTTGGGTATCCGGCATCTACACCTGCATGCTTTTGGGTCTGCCGAACACATTGGAAACACAGACACTGATCGGGACGGGTTACATGGCGTTCTTCTTCTTGTTGAATTATTTTTCGCTCAGATTGGGCGGCTATTTCCAGAACCTCGCCACCATAATGAAACTGATCCCGCTGATTGCCATCGCTATTGTTGGGGTTTTTTGGAAAGAACCGGCTCCGATCGTTCCTCCCGAATTGGCTGTTCCGATCACGAACGTGGGCTGGGGTTGGTTGGCTGCATTGGCGCCGATGGCCTTCTCCTACGATGGCTGGACCATCGCAACAAACATCACGCATGAAGTAAAGAATCCCAAACGGACGATGCCATTGGCTTTGACCATCGGACCTTTGGTTGTGTTGGCCATCTATTTGACCTATTTCAGCGGCTTGGTCTCCATCGCCGGCTCCGAATACATCTTGGCGGTGGGCGATGAAGCCACCACAACCATCGGTATTTCCTTGCTGGGCGAACGCGGCGGCAGCATCATTCTTTCCTTTGTATTGATCGCTATCTTGGGCGTAACGAACGGCGTAATAATGGGTATGCTGCGTTTGCCTCAAGCACTGGCAGAAAAAAACATGCTGCCAAACAGCTCTAAGGTAAAACGGATCGATCCAAAGAGCCTACTGTCCCCGGCAGCCGCACAAATTGCCTTTGCGGTATCCCTTGTGTGGATGGTGTTACACTATTTGAGCCAAAAATCCGGGATTCTGGGTGGCGGAGATGTCAGCGAAATCGCGATTGTCTTCAGTTATATGACTTATGTCATCCTTTATCTGAAAGTCATCAGCATGAAAAAAGAAGGTGTCATCACCAGTTCTTTCTTCGGTTCGATCACGCCGGTATTCGCGATCATGGGCTCTGCCATCATTCTGATCGGCGGCATCGTGTCCAATCCGACTTATGTGCCGATTTTCATCCTGTTCTGCTTCGCGGTTTGCTTCATCGGCTATAAATATTACGAGAAAAAAATTACGGCATAA
- a CDS encoding ABC transporter ATP-binding protein, with product MEAIEMKGLTKIYRKRAALDNVQLTVEQGERFGFIGPNGAGKSTTIKLLLDFIKPSKGSARIFGLDAQKDSESLKRIIGYVPSDVHYYSNLTVEEILMMTGKFHHIQNIKEMMAYYVERFALEPKKKMKDLSLGNRKKVAIVNSLIFNPELLILDEPTNGLDPLMQHRLFEELNYHNKEGATIFISTHNLPEVEAFCTRTAFIREGKIISVEDMASGYQPGKVVTLTGSAIVTEDFESKGYRVLSRTDRVVSLLYKDNVNQILADMSSLDLEDIEIRNQNLEEKFMTLYGGGESHE from the coding sequence GTGGAAGCAATCGAAATGAAGGGTTTGACAAAAATTTACCGCAAGCGTGCAGCTTTGGACAATGTCCAACTCACAGTGGAGCAAGGTGAAAGGTTCGGATTCATCGGGCCGAACGGAGCTGGAAAGTCGACAACCATAAAGCTGTTGCTTGATTTCATCAAGCCGAGCAAGGGAAGTGCCAGAATTTTCGGATTGGATGCCCAGAAAGATTCCGAGAGCCTGAAACGCATCATCGGGTACGTCCCGAGCGATGTGCATTATTACAGCAATCTGACTGTGGAAGAGATTCTGATGATGACGGGGAAATTCCACCATATCCAGAACATAAAGGAAATGATGGCTTATTACGTAGAACGATTCGCGTTGGAGCCGAAAAAGAAAATGAAGGACCTGTCGTTGGGGAATCGGAAAAAAGTCGCAATCGTGAACAGCTTGATCTTCAACCCGGAACTTTTGATACTTGATGAACCTACTAATGGGCTGGATCCTTTGATGCAGCATCGTTTGTTTGAAGAGCTGAACTACCACAACAAGGAAGGCGCGACCATCTTCATTTCTACGCATAACCTGCCGGAAGTGGAAGCATTCTGCACGCGTACGGCCTTCATCCGTGAAGGGAAAATCATTTCCGTGGAAGATATGGCATCCGGATATCAACCAGGGAAAGTGGTGACGCTTACCGGTTCAGCCATCGTAACGGAGGATTTCGAATCCAAAGGGTACCGTGTCCTTTCCAGGACCGACCGGGTGGTTTCGTTGTTGTATAAGGACAACGTGAATCAGATTTTGGCGGATATGTCATCCTTGGATTTGGAGGATATAGAAATCCGCAATCAGAATTTGGAGGAAAAATTCATGACCCTATATGGTGGAGGTGAATCCCATGAATAG
- a CDS encoding amidase: MDRQKDALYYTGLLKMKKASPEELVADAFKKIDEENPGCNAVVHTRREKALHEARTRDFRNTLFGGVPILIKDLGQDLAGEPATSGSRLLKDYVAPRTSHFVEAVERAGFIVIGQTSTPEFGFKNITDAVIHGPARNPFNRNHSPGGSSGGAAAAVASGMVAIATASDGGGSIRIPASFTGLVGLKPTRGRTPVGPGSYRGWQGASISFALTKTVRDTAMMLDALQTVQAAAPFQTPLFPGSHFQELQSGKRRNFRIAYSLESPVKSVVSEEAKRAVLQTVAALEELGYEVEEKTPDIDGILLMEAYYAMNGAETDAMLRGFAAKLGRPLTADDMELVSWSLYQYGRTISGGDYSLALSLWDQAAATMDRFHENYDLLLQPTTAASAPLIDHSFQSEELKERMRRSDLLSAADRKEIVWTMFEESLGVTPFTQQANLTGQPAISLPVHRTAAGLPLGVQFTAPKGKEEWLLDIASVLEMAGLFT, from the coding sequence ATGGATCGCCAGAAAGATGCCCTGTATTATACTGGGCTTTTAAAAATGAAAAAAGCATCCCCTGAAGAATTGGTTGCGGATGCCTTCAAAAAGATAGATGAAGAGAATCCCGGCTGCAATGCCGTCGTGCATACGCGTAGAGAAAAAGCGCTGCATGAAGCCAGAACAAGGGACTTCAGAAACACGTTATTCGGCGGTGTGCCGATCCTGATCAAGGATTTGGGCCAGGACCTCGCCGGGGAGCCGGCGACATCAGGCTCGCGGTTGCTGAAGGATTACGTCGCTCCCCGCACCAGTCATTTTGTCGAAGCGGTTGAGAGGGCCGGTTTCATCGTCATCGGCCAGACGAGCACACCCGAATTCGGGTTCAAGAACATCACGGATGCCGTCATACATGGTCCTGCCAGAAACCCTTTCAATCGGAACCATTCTCCTGGAGGGTCCAGCGGCGGTGCGGCAGCGGCTGTCGCATCGGGGATGGTAGCCATCGCCACCGCCAGCGACGGCGGCGGCTCGATCCGGATTCCGGCATCCTTCACGGGCTTGGTGGGGTTGAAACCGACAAGGGGGCGGACACCAGTGGGTCCGGGATCTTATCGCGGCTGGCAAGGCGCATCAATCAGCTTCGCCTTGACGAAGACGGTAAGGGATACAGCGATGATGCTGGATGCTTTGCAGACTGTCCAAGCGGCAGCGCCGTTCCAGACACCACTATTTCCGGGGAGCCATTTCCAGGAACTTCAATCCGGAAAGCGGCGCAATTTCCGGATCGCCTATTCATTGGAATCGCCGGTGAAGTCCGTCGTCAGCGAGGAGGCGAAACGGGCTGTACTTCAAACTGTGGCAGCGCTGGAAGAGTTGGGATACGAGGTGGAAGAAAAAACGCCCGACATCGACGGCATCCTTTTGATGGAGGCCTACTATGCAATGAACGGAGCCGAAACGGACGCCATGCTGAGAGGTTTTGCCGCGAAACTCGGACGCCCGTTGACCGCCGACGACATGGAGTTGGTTTCATGGTCCCTCTACCAGTACGGCCGGACAATCTCCGGAGGCGACTACTCGTTGGCATTGAGCCTCTGGGACCAAGCGGCAGCCACGATGGATCGGTTCCATGAAAATTATGATCTGCTGCTGCAGCCGACTACAGCAGCGAGTGCTCCTCTGATCGATCACTCTTTCCAAAGCGAAGAACTGAAGGAGCGGATGCGCAGATCGGATCTGCTGTCGGCTGCGGACAGGAAAGAAATTGTCTGGACCATGTTTGAAGAGAGCTTGGGCGTGACCCCGTTTACGCAGCAAGCGAATTTGACGGGGCAGCCTGCCATCAGCCTGCCGGTGCACCGCACGGCTGCCGGGTTGCCTTTGGGGGTTCAGTTCACGGCCCCGAAAGGGAAAGAGGAGTGGCTATTGGACATCGCGTCGGTATTGGAGATGGCCGGGCTTTTCACCTGA
- a CDS encoding cation diffusion facilitator family transporter — MNERYKDLQLAEQGARLSMVAYVTLSFAKLFIGNAFGSASLSADGLNNFTDVISTVAVMIGLRIARRPADEDHPYGHWKAETIASLSTSFIMLLVGLQVLFSSFSKLTGGEFTTPDIVSGVTALIAGFIMIGVYIFNNRLANRINSIGLAASAKDNLSDALTSFAAAIAIFGSIFGLYWLDGVMAVIVGVVIIKTAIDIFRESAFSLSDGFETNYLTEYRQAILDIPDVQQVTTIAARSYGANVYVDVTILLDAELTVLRSHEITEEVEERLRKAFNVFETDVHVEPLTH, encoded by the coding sequence ATGAACGAAAGATATAAGGACTTACAATTGGCGGAACAGGGCGCACGACTCAGCATGGTTGCCTATGTCACTCTCTCTTTCGCAAAACTTTTCATCGGGAATGCCTTCGGATCGGCCTCTCTGAGTGCCGATGGGCTGAACAATTTCACGGACGTCATCTCCACGGTCGCTGTCATGATTGGCTTACGGATCGCCCGCCGACCGGCTGATGAGGATCATCCTTATGGCCATTGGAAAGCCGAGACGATAGCTAGCCTCTCCACTTCCTTCATTATGCTTTTGGTCGGCCTGCAGGTGCTCTTCTCAAGTTTTTCGAAACTGACCGGAGGAGAGTTCACCACACCTGATATCGTATCCGGTGTTACCGCCCTGATTGCAGGGTTTATCATGATAGGTGTCTACATATTCAACAATCGACTCGCAAACCGCATCAACAGCATCGGTTTGGCCGCTTCCGCAAAAGACAACCTGAGCGATGCCCTGACCAGTTTTGCGGCGGCAATCGCCATTTTCGGCTCCATCTTCGGTCTGTATTGGTTGGACGGCGTCATGGCTGTCATCGTAGGGGTCGTCATCATCAAAACGGCAATCGATATCTTCCGCGAGAGTGCTTTCTCCTTGTCCGATGGTTTCGAAACGAATTATTTAACCGAATACCGACAAGCCATCCTCGACATTCCTGACGTCCAACAAGTGACGACCATAGCTGCGCGCAGCTATGGAGCAAATGTCTATGTTGATGTGACCATTCTGCTGGATGCGGAGCTGACAGTGCTGCGCAGCCATGAAATCACGGAAGAAGTCGAGGAGCGCTTGCGCAAGGCATTCAATGTTTTCGAAACAGATGTCCATGTAGAACCTCTAACACACTGA
- the glnA gene encoding type I glutamate--ammonia ligase: MQMPKFTREEIIASAKNDNVRYLRLMFTDILGTIKNVEVPISQLEKVLDNKMMFDGSSIEGFVRIEESDMYLYPDFNTWLVFPWGTEQGKVARLICDIYMPDGTPFAGDPRNNLKRSLKEMKELGFTEFNLGPEPEFFLFKLDEKGQPTLKLNDQGGYFDLAPTDLGENCRRDIVLELEALGFEIEASHHEVAPGQHEIDWKYANAVEACDNIQTFKLIVKTVARKHGLHATFMPKPVFGINGSGMHFNMSLFNENGNAFYDKEDERQLSETAYQFIAGLIKHARGYTAVCNPIVNSYKRLVPGYEAPVYIAWSGKNRSPLIRIPESRGMSTRVELRSVDPAANPYLALATLLAAGLDGVKNKLEAPAPINRNIYQMSAEDRYENGILDLPTSLHEALGEFSKDQLLVEALGDHISNNFIESKEIEVMSYIQQVTEWEREQYLNMY, translated from the coding sequence ATACAAATGCCAAAATTTACTAGAGAAGAAATCATCGCATCAGCAAAGAATGATAACGTCCGTTACCTACGCTTAATGTTCACTGACATCTTAGGAACAATCAAAAACGTGGAAGTTCCTATCAGCCAGTTAGAAAAAGTATTAGACAACAAAATGATGTTCGACGGTTCTTCCATCGAAGGTTTCGTGCGTATCGAAGAAAGCGATATGTACTTGTACCCAGATTTTAATACATGGTTAGTATTCCCATGGGGCACTGAACAAGGCAAAGTAGCTCGATTGATTTGTGATATCTACATGCCTGATGGCACACCATTTGCAGGAGATCCACGTAACAACTTGAAGCGTTCTCTTAAAGAAATGAAAGAATTAGGTTTCACTGAATTCAACTTAGGACCTGAACCTGAATTCTTCCTGTTCAAATTAGATGAAAAAGGTCAACCTACATTGAAATTGAACGATCAAGGTGGATACTTCGACTTGGCTCCTACTGACTTGGGCGAAAACTGCCGTCGTGATATCGTATTGGAATTGGAAGCTTTGGGCTTTGAAATTGAAGCAAGCCACCACGAAGTTGCTCCAGGACAACACGAAATCGATTGGAAATACGCAAATGCTGTTGAAGCTTGCGACAACATCCAAACTTTCAAATTGATCGTCAAAACAGTTGCCCGCAAACACGGTTTGCATGCAACATTCATGCCTAAACCAGTATTCGGCATCAATGGTTCCGGTATGCATTTCAATATGTCATTGTTCAACGAAAACGGCAATGCTTTCTACGATAAAGAAGATGAACGTCAATTAAGCGAAACAGCTTACCAATTCATCGCTGGTCTGATCAAACATGCGCGCGGATACACAGCTGTCTGCAACCCGATCGTTAACTCATACAAACGTTTGGTACCTGGCTACGAAGCGCCAGTATACATCGCATGGAGCGGAAAAAACCGTTCACCGCTGATCCGTATCCCAGAATCACGCGGCATGTCCACTCGTGTTGAATTGCGTAGCGTTGACCCAGCTGCTAACCCATACTTGGCTTTAGCTACTTTATTGGCTGCAGGTCTTGATGGCGTGAAGAACAAATTGGAAGCTCCAGCTCCAATCAACCGCAACATCTACCAAATGTCAGCTGAAGACCGTTACGAAAATGGAATTTTGGATTTGCCTACATCGTTGCATGAAGCTCTTGGAGAGTTCTCTAAAGACCAATTGTTGGTTGAAGCATTAGGCGACCATATCAGCAACAACTTCATCGAATCAAAAGAAATCGAAGTAATGTCTTACATCCAACAAGTAACAGAGTGGGAAAGAGAACAATACTTAAACATGTACTAA
- a CDS encoding KUP/HAK/KT family potassium transporter: protein MAAVVVALGVVYGDIGTSPLYVMKAIVEGNGGLESLSDSFITGALSLVIWTVTLITSIKYVLIAMQADNHGEGGIFSLYTLVHKRAKWLIIPAMVGGAALLADGILTPAVTVTTAVEGLRSIPFFEGFLGEGQGKILAITMTIISALFMIQRLGTKTIGKAFGPIMAFWFAFIGGFGLWQVLSNPTVLLAFNPMRGIELLLSEQNHAGFMILGSIFLATTGAEALYSDMGHVGKKNIYGSWPFVKASLLLNYLGQGAWLMQAKSNVALYHIEDFNPFFEMLPGGLRFFAVLLSTLAAIIASQALITGSYTLVSEAISLNLLPHLKIQYPSQTKGQMYIPLVNNILWLSCMGVVFYFKTSIRMEAAYGLAITITMLMTTMLLFEFLRLKNFNIIVSLIMFVFFGTLEATFFISSATKFFHGGYVAILMGAILFAIMFVWHKGSKIESLQRLEYPMTDFIGQFKKLKEDDSLPVYANNLVFLTSNQNAESVDRDILYSILDKRPKRADVYWFINVAVTDEPYTQEYKVEDYGTDFCFKVQLRLGFKIEQRINVYLRQIIQEMMEEGRIKPQKQTYTIYHDKEIGDFCFVLVRKAISPESDLSVFSRFILSLKYNIKAWTGSPARWFGLENTNLVIEQVPLFLKAREASRLTRVE from the coding sequence ATGGCTGCGGTTGTTGTGGCGCTGGGTGTCGTTTATGGGGATATCGGTACCTCACCGCTCTATGTCATGAAAGCTATTGTAGAAGGGAACGGCGGGCTCGAATCATTGTCGGATTCATTTATCACAGGTGCGCTATCCTTGGTGATCTGGACGGTCACGCTGATTACGTCAATCAAATATGTGCTTATCGCGATGCAGGCTGATAACCATGGAGAAGGCGGTATTTTCTCGCTTTATACACTCGTCCATAAACGCGCAAAATGGCTGATTATTCCGGCTATGGTGGGCGGGGCGGCCTTGCTGGCTGATGGTATTTTGACCCCTGCAGTAACGGTCACGACGGCTGTCGAAGGCTTGCGCAGCATCCCGTTCTTCGAAGGCTTTCTAGGCGAGGGACAAGGAAAAATATTGGCGATAACGATGACGATCATCTCGGCTTTATTCATGATCCAACGCCTCGGAACGAAAACGATAGGGAAAGCATTTGGACCCATCATGGCTTTTTGGTTTGCCTTTATCGGCGGATTTGGGCTATGGCAAGTGCTCAGCAATCCGACTGTACTGCTTGCCTTCAATCCGATGCGCGGTATCGAACTGCTCCTGAGCGAGCAGAATCACGCCGGCTTTATGATTTTGGGCAGCATTTTCTTGGCTACGACCGGAGCGGAAGCCTTGTACTCGGATATGGGGCATGTCGGCAAGAAGAATATCTACGGTAGTTGGCCCTTTGTAAAGGCTTCCTTGCTGTTGAATTATCTCGGCCAAGGGGCTTGGTTGATGCAAGCCAAATCAAACGTTGCGCTCTACCATATTGAAGATTTCAATCCATTTTTTGAAATGCTGCCGGGCGGATTGCGTTTCTTTGCGGTTCTGTTGAGTACCCTCGCCGCAATCATCGCTTCGCAGGCACTCATTACCGGGTCCTACACGCTTGTTTCGGAGGCGATCAGCCTGAATCTGTTGCCGCATCTGAAAATCCAATACCCTTCCCAAACTAAGGGACAAATGTACATCCCTTTGGTGAACAACATTCTTTGGTTGTCATGTATGGGGGTTGTCTTTTACTTCAAGACATCGATCCGGATGGAAGCTGCCTACGGTCTGGCGATTACCATCACGATGCTGATGACGACGATGCTGCTGTTCGAATTTCTGCGCTTGAAGAATTTCAATATCATCGTTTCTCTGATCATGTTCGTGTTCTTCGGCACATTGGAGGCGACCTTCTTCATCTCCAGCGCAACCAAATTCTTCCATGGCGGCTATGTCGCGATCCTTATGGGCGCCATTCTTTTCGCCATCATGTTCGTCTGGCATAAAGGAAGTAAGATTGAATCATTGCAGCGATTGGAATACCCGATGACGGACTTCATCGGCCAATTCAAAAAACTGAAGGAAGATGATTCCTTGCCTGTATATGCGAATAACCTGGTCTTCCTGACGAGCAATCAAAATGCAGAATCTGTTGATCGGGACATTCTCTACTCCATATTGGATAAGCGGCCGAAGCGCGCCGACGTGTATTGGTTCATCAACGTAGCCGTCACCGACGAACCGTACACACAGGAATATAAGGTGGAGGACTATGGTACAGACTTCTGCTTCAAAGTGCAGTTGCGTTTGGGTTTCAAAATTGAGCAACGGATCAATGTATACTTGCGCCAAATCATCCAGGAGATGATGGAAGAGGGAAGGATCAAACCCCAAAAGCAGACATACACAATCTATCACGACAAAGAAATCGGCGACTTCTGCTTTGTGTTGGTCCGCAAGGCCATTTCGCCAGAAAGCGATCTTTCTGTTTTCAGCCGCTTCATCTTGAGTTTGAAATATAACATCAAGGCGTGGACAGGATCTCCCGCAAGATGGTTTGGGTTGGAAAATACAAACCTGGTCATTGAACAGGTTCCCCTGTTCCTGAAGGCAAGGGAGGCCAGCCGGCTTACCCGAGTGGAATAG
- a CDS encoding MerR family transcriptional regulator, which produces MKEKELRRSMAVFTIGTVMQLTDLTARQIRYYEEQDLVHPKRTDTNRRMFSLNDVDRLLEVKDYLAEGLNITAIKRMYSTERLKKQQEEELENKHKNLTDEDVRRILYKEILNASGFNPGDSNKPWGRL; this is translated from the coding sequence ATGAAAGAAAAAGAGCTACGACGTTCGATGGCTGTTTTTACCATCGGAACAGTCATGCAGCTTACGGATCTGACAGCAAGACAGATTCGCTATTACGAAGAGCAAGACCTCGTTCATCCTAAGCGGACAGACACCAATCGCCGGATGTTTTCATTGAACGACGTCGATCGGTTGCTGGAAGTCAAAGACTATTTGGCTGAAGGGTTGAACATCACTGCAATCAAGCGGATGTACAGTACCGAAAGGCTGAAGAAGCAGCAAGAAGAGGAGCTTGAAAACAAGCACAAAAACTTGACAGACGAAGATGTCCGTCGCATCCTCTACAAAGAAATTCTTAACGCAAGTGGATTTAACCCTGGGGATTCAAATAAACCTTGGGGAAGATTATAA